A genomic segment from Solenopsis invicta isolate M01_SB chromosome 5, UNIL_Sinv_3.0, whole genome shotgun sequence encodes:
- the LOC120357912 gene encoding uncharacterized protein LOC120357912 — protein MDYYVPLQQDEMCEKVTLPRYTPHILGRRLALTSTAYKYLDIGISVGPTSFVEILIGDNRGNQIILAHATWTALFQKRADIERLVQSTSPSSALPIQDLIVQLIKLSNENIVKLTLRDTCMYLKPKTVLFLFELEQCVEHIYYSLYQYTYTVSEKYKHFVTLLHQNYVNNKCDAAKLLREKYDKTLLLECEMLAYALDNIVHDALHDK, from the exons ATGGACTACTACGTGCCGCTTCAACAGGACGAAATGTGTGAAAAAgt aacattgccACGGTATACGCCTCACATTTTGGGGAGGAGATTGGCATTGACGTCCACagcatataaatatctcgacatTGGAATCAGCGTAGGACCAACATCGTTTGTGGAGATACTTATTGGTGACAATCGAGGCAATCAAATAATTCTGGCTCATGCAACGTGGACAGCACTGTTCCAGAAACGTGCGGACATTGAACGACTCGTGCAGTCGACTTCTCCTTCCTCAGCATTACCGATTCAAGATCTTATTGTACAACTCATTAAACTGagtaatgaaaatattgttaaattaacattacgcGATACTTGCATGTATTTGAAACCAAAAACTGTACTTTTTCTGTTTGAGCTCGAACAATGCGTCGAGCATATATATTActctttatatcaatatacatatacagtgagcgaaaaatataaacattttgtaacccTTTTAcaccaaaattatgttaataataaatgcgaTGCGGCAAAACTcttgcgagaaaaatatgataaaactttGCTTTTAGAATGTGAAATGTTAGCTTACGCTTTAGATAATATTGTACATGATGCATtacatgacaaataa